The following are encoded in a window of Dioscorea cayenensis subsp. rotundata cultivar TDr96_F1 chromosome 16, TDr96_F1_v2_PseudoChromosome.rev07_lg8_w22 25.fasta, whole genome shotgun sequence genomic DNA:
- the LOC120279246 gene encoding PGR5-like protein 1B, chloroplastic encodes MASDLGFSPLASHLTLRPRPLLPLLRTFVSSRSSPHRRSLGRCLAHFHGHRRHRVVLLRRPRVADQPGQVQQDDVVDDKILPYCSLDKKAEKRTIGEMEQEFLQALQSFYYDKEPIMSNEEFDNLKEELMWEGSSVVMLSPDEQKLLEASMAYASGNPIMTDAEFDELKMRLRKEGSDIVQEGPRCSLRSRKVYSDLSVDYFKMFLLNVPAAVVALGLFFFLDDLTGFEITYLLELPEPFSFIFTWFAAVPLIFWLSQAFTNAILKDFLILKGPCPNCSTENVSFFGTILSISSGGSTNTVKCSNCATTMVYDSRARLITLPEPSEA; translated from the exons atGGCCTCCGATCTTGGCTTCTCGCCGCTCGCCTCGCACCTCACCCTTCGTCCCCGCCcccttcttcctctccttcgCACTTTCGTTTCCTCTCGTTCTTCTCCTCATCGCAGATCTCTTGGTCGTTGTTTGGCTCATTTCCATGGCCATCGCCGCCACCGGGTTGTGCTCTTGCGTCGTCCCCGGGTCGCCGATCAACCag GTCAGGTTCAGCAagatgatgttgttgatgaCAAAATCTTGCCATATTGTAGCTTAGATAAGAAAGCTGAGAAGAGGACGATAGGAGAGATGGAACAGGAGTTTTTGCAAGCTTTACAA tCATTCTACTATGATAAAGAGCCGATAATGTCAAATGAGGAATTTGATAATCTCAAAGAAGAATTGATGTGGGAAGGAAGCAGCGTGGTTATGTTAA GTCCTGATGAGCAAAAGCTTTTGGAAGCTTCGATGGCATATGCTTCGGGCAATCCGATTATGACAGATGCAGAATTTGACGAGTTGAAGATGAGATTAAGG AAAGAGGGAAGTGACATTGTACAAGAAGGCCCACGTTGTAGTCTTCGAAGCAGGAAG GTCTACAGTGACTTGTCTGTTGACTATTTCAAAATGTTCCTGTTAAATGTGCCAGCTGCAGTTGTTGCTTTGGGATT gtttttctttttagatgaTTTGACGGGATTTGAAATAACTTACCTGTTGGAG TTGCCTGagccattcagtttcattttcACATGGTTTGCTGCTGTGCCCCTCATATTTTGGTTATCACAGGCATTCACTAATGCCATTTTGAAGGACTTTTTGATCCTAAAG GGTCCTTGCCCAAACTGTAGTACAGAAAATGTCTCTTTCTTTGGGACTATATTGTCTATCTCCAGTGGCGGCTCAACAAATACTGTGAAGTGTTCAAA TTGCGCAACCACCATGGTGTATGACTCGCGAGCTCGCTTGATCACCCTTCCAGAGCCAAGTGAAGCCTGA